Part of the Brassica oleracea var. oleracea cultivar TO1000 chromosome C8, BOL, whole genome shotgun sequence genome is shown below.
AAAGCTACATTGGCATTTATTGTTCCAAACGAGTAACAACACCACATACCGAATCAACTCTGAGTAGTGTCATGAGCTGAGATTCGTATTCAGATTCGTCACACGTCTTGAAACCTCTAAAGACAGAGACCATTATTGCAGCTGCTAACTCAGACGAGCTATAACTTAGAAACCTCGAATCTGAAAACCAACAACAGTAAAATTGGGCATCAACAAGAATCCAAGAGATCTGATGAAACTCGTGTATAGAGAGAGGGTAAGCATTACCAGGAACAATGGAGAGCAACAGAGATTCACATCTACTCAAAAACTCCAATTGCTGGTGAGATTTAAAGCTGAATCGACGGATAATATGATCAAGATACGAGATTGGAGTCACGGGATGCACCCTCCAATGAAGAGTAGAGAGAATCAAAAGCTCCATTCGCTGTATGGTTTTAGCCTCAAAGACATAGCTTGCCTCTTCCACCTTTAACAAAACACACACACAGAAGAACAGTCAAGCGACATTACATACACAAAGACGAGATGAAATCTGAGGAAAGGAGTGAACTTACTTGGAGATCTACGAGCAGAGGAACTCGGACCTCTTCAACTTTTGCAGCTAAAGACAAACAAGCCAAAGCCGTAAGCTGAGACATCCACGGAAACTCTGTCTGAAACTTCCTGCTTGTGATGAACCTATCCAAGTAGTTAACAGCGAGAAGAGCCGTCAAGGAACTAAACCCGTAATGAGATTTCACCCTGAGAATCCAATCAACAGCCTTTTCACGACACAAAGCCAGATACTCGTCGTCTAAGACACCCTCTTCGGTAAGAGACGGTCTGAACTCGTTTTCCTTGGAGATCAGACTCGATAACTCGTCTTCCTCCCAGGACATACACCGATCGAGAAAACCCAGATGGAAAAATGGAAACTTTTCGTCAGATTTGTCGTCGCAGGAATCTTCGTCTTCCTCATCGAACCCAGAACTGTCTTCCTCACAGAAAAGCATACAAAACGGTGCGTTTTGAATCTCTTCCTCTTCTTCTAAAGCCATATTCCTCGTTGGAGAAGGATGAGATCGGAGTTTTATTCTGCCATTACAGCTCCCTCCTTTGTCTATTCTGTGAGGGAAGGGGGGAGAGACAAGGAGTGAAAGACAAATGCTCTAACAGAGTATGTAGGGTTTTATCTCACGCCTGTCCTGTTTTTCTATTTAATTTAATTTTCCCTTTTTTCTTTTTGTTATTTGTTTAATTTAATTTAATTTTATATTATCTCTCCCTTTTTCTTGTCTTTTTTTATTCGGATGTTTGGCCCGCGAGAAAATTGATGAAACCGTACTTAAATTATATTCAGATTAATTAGATGATAATGATTTATTTTAAAAGAGAGGTAGCTACTTAGCTGGCGATACGTGTTATAACAAAAATCTTCATACTCACGCTCTTGTCTAGTTTGTATTACACGTTCTTACTCCCTGTCGGTACGATGCGATCATAGTTGCTCTCCCTTGGAAAGTGGAACTTACGCGCTCGTGAGGTGATGCTGAAATTTTCATTGGTGCATAAAAATTGTTGACCATTAACTATGTTTGGTACCTTTAGGTAATTTATGTTTTTTAACTCGTACGATTTTCTATTCATATTAATTATCGTTTTAAAATTTGAAAATTTATTTCATTTTAAATATCATTTTATAGTATTTTATGCACAAATTATCAGATTTTTATTTTGTCTATATTCTCTTATTACCTTAGTTATCAAATACATGAAAATTAATACATTTACTGGAAGTAAAGCAACATATTTAGTTATTTTCAATAATGTGCAAAAATATTAAACAGTTTATAGCATAAAATAGAAAACATAAAATAAAAATAGTTCTAATATTCTTATAATTTCTAACTATAAGTATAAGTATAAGAAAAATCTCACAAATAGCATTTTTTCAGTTTTATTATAAAATAAAATTCAAAATGAAAATATATAAAATATCATTTATTAAATTACATCCTAAATCTTAATCCTAATCTCATCTTCTATAAACTAAACTCTAAACTCTAATCATTAAGCTCAATTTAAATGTATAAATATATTTATTTATCTGGAAAAAATTTAGTAACATTTGAGGATATTTTTCTAAATAAAAATAAATTTGCAGACATAGTTTTTGTATTTACAACATTTACGTTTAAATCAGTCTATCAAGTAAAATTGATGCAAACATTAATTACAAACTAATGAGTATTTAGATTTTTTTTTTATTCTGCTCTTATTAAACCATCTCTAGTGTATTTATGTTTTTAACCTCTAAAATAGAAAAACTCTAGAATATAAATGATCTTTGCTTTAATGTATTTCTTTAAAATATGTATTTTTAAATATAGAATAAAATATAGAGCAATATTAATTCTTTTGTACAGAAGAAAGATTGTAATATAAATTTTAGAGACACAAATAGAGATAGATTAGTGAGATTTTACTTTTAAATGGTATTATAGAGATGAAAATAGAACTTTGATAAAAAGAAAAAAAAAAGTGAAAATAGAAGTAATCGTATAAAATGTTCGTGGGGTCACATATGTCAGAGAAAAATCGACGTGGACAAATAGGAAGATTTATATGGTCAACGAGCTGACATAAACCTTTGAAAAGTAAAATACAAACAATATTTAAATACTGCAAAACGCTCGCGCTTTTATATTATTGTTTAGTGCATTAAACTTGTTTTATGATTTTCTTTGTGTATCCTCTAAACTCTAAAGGTCCTCTTAAAATATAATATCTTGATCGGGATGAACTCAGTTTGAATTCTCACTGCTTTATATGCTAATAGTCTAATACCAAGAACATGATAATTGGAGAATTTTTAGGGCGAAGTTCTTAGCGTAATATAAGAATCCGTCTTTTAACTTTTAACTAAAAAAGTTAAGAACCGGTTCTTAAATAAGAGTTTTAAGAATCGGTTCTTAATTTTTTTAGTTAAAAGTTAAAAGACGGGTTTTTATATTCCCCTAAGAACCTTCCAATAATCATGCTCTAAGAGCATCTCCAACTCATCTCTATAATAAAGATCTCTAAAATAGAGATCTCTAAAATAGAGGAAAAAATAGAGATAGTGTTTTTGCTCCAATGTGTTCTTCTATAATAGATAAATGCTATATTTACCTCTATAAATAGAGGAATGTTATTTTTTCCTCTATATTTAGAAAAAAAAATAGCATTCCTCTATTTATAGAGGCAAATATAGCATTCATCTATTATAGAGGAACACATTAGAAAAAAAACATCATCTCTATTTTAGAGATCTCTATTTTAGAGATCTCTATTATAAAGATGGGTTGGAGATGGTGTAAAGACTTGAACCACCAAGCTGATAAAAAAAAGGACTGATGCCAAGAAAGCCTTGAAACGTAAAATGTATCGGTTATGCTATTAAAAAAAGATGTACCAAACTTTAACGTTCAATACATAAATGCAACTAAAAAAAAAACAAACTGAAAAACTCATTTAAACAAAAGTGATTAGGTTTACCAGAAAACTCTGTAATTGGTTAAGATCATTTCCAGCAATAACAAGTGAAATCTATTTTAGTGTGATTTTCGTACAAAACAGTTTTGTATATCCCGACACTAAGGGTATGAATGGTGACCAAAGAATGATGAAGAATTTTCTAACGTTCTTATAAAAAATCACCATTCACAAGGAATAATAATTCCTTTTCATTCATTTTCGTTCCTTTTTTTTGTAGAGAATTAAAGGACAAAATTATTCCTTGTTAAATTGAGAAGGAACAGTCATTCCTTTTCATTCCTGCTATTTTATTCCCGTATATTCTTTTTCTGTTCGTTCCTCTTGTTTTCCAGATGGTCACCAGTCAGACCCTAAAATTATACTCCCTCTGTTCCAAAAAAAAAAGATTTTCTAGAGTATTCACGCATATTAAGGAAACAATTAATTTTTTACAATTGAATTTATTATTTATTTTGCTATACATTTTCCAATAAATATCAACCAATTCAAATATTTTCAATTAATGTTTCTTAAAAGTATACAACTTTTCAACATTAACTAATAAAAGTATTTTAAAATTTTAGAAAATCTATCATTTTAGAACAAAACATAAATCTAGAAAATCCTACTTTCACGAACAGATGGAGTATTATTTTAGTACAATACTATAGTTTCACATTGAATTTGGTAAGATACTAATCCTTCATACTAAACACTATTTACTTATTTTTATGAATAAAATTAATAATAAAATAAATGATAAATAAAAATTAATATATATTAAACAGTAGATTGAATATTTATAATAAATTGTTATATATAATTTTAAAATTTTATTTTAAAATTTTATTATTTAAATTTTATTATATGTTGAAATTGCAAATATTTTATTTTAAAATATTTTAATTGTAATGTGTTTTTATGCAATATAATTACAGAATAATAATTATTTGTGTTTTAAATGTTAAATAACAACAAAAGTTGTAATTTAGTAACATAATAACATAAAATTCGTTTCAGTGTGAAGTGTAGTGTTGCGATTGGAGATTAAAAAAAATTCAGTGTTGAAACTATACCGAAGTAGTGTGATCTTGACACTATCCTAATGTTATAGTTTGGAGATGTTTTAATACATATTTACTGTATAATAAATTAAAATAATGCATGCTTAAACATTAATAATACCGAGACTTTAATTAGTAAGCTTGAGAATGATGAAGCAAACGTAATTCTAAAAATACTTTACCAATCAGATACATATTTTTACTTATAAAAATATAAGTTAGCTTCAATTAAATAAGAAAGATGTTGTACAGAATATTTATAATTAAAAATTGATAATAAGTTTTAATCGCATATATTTAAATTATCGATGAGATTAATTGTAATTTGATTTTATAATATAACTAGGTGTGCGGTATAATTGTTTTACGAATACTTATTAGTTTATGTTTATTTATTGAAAAATCATCTTGATAAAGTTATTATTTATTTGATAAAGTTATTATTTATGTTTTCAAAAAGTTTAAATCAAACAACAAATTATTCACATTTGACAATTATTATTAAAATATATGTGCTTATTATTGTCTTGAAAAACACTCACATATTATAAATATTTTTAAATATATATTTATACAAATAATTTGTTTGATTAATATATTAATTATAAATGATTTTACATCTTAATATTTAACTCTTATATTAGAAAATATTATTTCAAGAAAACAACACAATATATAAGAATTAATTTATTTTTTTTAATATAATATTACTAATATAAATTTCATTTTTCATTATAAAATAAATTATATATAAAAGTTTATTAAGAGCATCGTTGACTTTAACCGCTCTAACTTTTAACGTGAGAGCTCAGAACCAAAATATCACTTTGTAAATAATAGTGTAAATTGTTATAAAAGTAATAGAAAAATCTATATTTATTCATAACATATAGGTTCCTTATATAGGAGATTACACCGTCATAGATAAATGGAAAGATTACAAATCATAATCTCTTGGTTATGAGTCATCCACAATCTGGTTCATAACACTCCCCCTTGGATGCCATAACCATTTAGAGCTTGTAATGTGCTTTAATGTTGCCTCATTAAAATCTTACCAGGAAAACCCAATTGGGACAAAACCATGGTGAAGAAAAAAGAGTACAACACACATTACTCCCCCTGATTTGGACATTACTGAAGGTCCCTTGGACCTCTCCAATTTTCTGCAATCCGTGGGTGATGAAGATCTTGGGCAGAATATGCTTCGTCCTCGAACATGATAGTTGGTTCTTCTTTACCATCGGCCATGCCACAATCTGATCGAACATATTGAGTCATCGACCTCAAATACACACACACGAAATCTTGGATGATGTTGCTGTGATATGTGTGTACCACCATGTGTAAAACATAACCNNNNNNNNNNNNNNNNNNNNNNNNNNNNNNNNNNNNNNNNNNNNNNNNNNNNNNNNNNNNNNNNNNNNNNNNNNNNNNNNNNNNNNNNNNNNNNNNNNNNNNNNNNNNNNNNNNNNNNNNNNNNNNNNNNNNNNNNNNNNNNNNNNNNNNNNNNNNNNNNNNNNNNNNNNNNNNNNNNNNNNNNNNNNNNNNNNNNNNNNNNNNNNNNNNNNNNNNNNNNNNNNNNNNNNNNNNNNNNNNNNNNNNNNNNNNNNNNNNNNNNNNNNNNNNNNNNNNNNNNNNNNNNNNNNNNNNNNNNNNNNNNNNNNNNNNNNNNNNNNNNNNNNNNNNNNNNNNNNNNNNNNNNNNNNNNNNNNNNNNNNNNNNNNNNNNNNNNNNNNNNNNNNNNNNNNNNNNNNNNNNNNNNNNNNNNNNNNNNNNNNNNNNNNNNNNNNNNNNNNNNNNNNNNNNNNNNNNNNNNNNNNNNNNNNNNNNNNNNNNNNNNNNNNNNNNNNNNNNNNNNNNNNNNNNNNNNNNNNNNNNNNNNNNNNNNNNNNNNNNNNNNNNNNNNNNNNNNNNNNNNNNNNNNNNNNNNNNNNNNNNNNNNNNNNNNNNNNNNNNNNNNNNNNNNNNNNNNNNNNNNNNNNNNNNNNNNNNNNNNNNNNNNNNNNNNNNNNNNNNNNNNNNNNNNNNNNNNNNNNNNNNNNNNNNNNNNNNNNNNNNNNNNNN
Proteins encoded:
- the LOC106307646 gene encoding cyclin-D3-3-like: MALEEEEEIQNAPFCMLFCEEDSSGFDEEDEDSCDDKSDEKFPFFHLGFLDRCMSWEEDELSSLISKENEFRPSLTEEGVLDDEYLALCREKAVDWILRVKSHYGFSSLTALLAVNYLDRFITSRKFQTEFPWMSQLTALACLSLAAKVEEVRVPLLVDLQVEEASYVFEAKTIQRMELLILSTLHWRVHPVTPISYLDHIIRRFSFKSHQQLEFLSRCESLLLSIVPDSRFLSYSSSELAAAIMVSVFRGFKTCDESEYESQLMTLLRVDSEKVNKCYELVFDHIPSTKRMQQPPSPTGVFDASFSSDSSNESWVVSASPSPEPLFKRRRVQEQQMKLSSVNRVFLDVFSSSPR